From Schaalia sp. ZJ405, one genomic window encodes:
- a CDS encoding nucleotidyl transferase AbiEii/AbiGii toxin family protein: MSADNQTELATLLLEHLADYSFALAGSCAIREYGLTDRPTRDIDIFGASTLSPELFKQALSTLIPHVEQAGWKVTFLREIQSTFAQAKFERNETVLEADFGVDWRSTNPTTRDVGPVISIEDAVASKVSALYSRRLSRDYLDVYSIRKNGPFSDDKLLELTQERDPGFELEMFANQLELVQVVSNWRIGDYDLSDHLIEDVRSSSLTWAQDIRASL; the protein is encoded by the coding sequence ATGTCAGCCGATAACCAAACAGAACTCGCCACGCTCCTTCTTGAGCATCTTGCTGATTATTCGTTTGCTTTGGCTGGGTCATGTGCGATCCGTGAATACGGTTTAACGGACCGCCCTACACGCGATATTGACATCTTCGGCGCATCGACGCTTTCACCCGAACTGTTCAAGCAGGCACTCTCAACGCTCATTCCCCATGTTGAACAAGCAGGGTGGAAAGTGACATTCCTTCGTGAGATCCAGTCGACGTTTGCGCAAGCGAAGTTCGAGCGCAACGAAACAGTGTTGGAAGCCGATTTTGGTGTTGACTGGCGTTCGACCAACCCAACAACACGTGATGTTGGCCCCGTCATCTCCATCGAGGATGCTGTCGCATCGAAGGTTAGCGCCTTATATTCGCGTCGCTTGTCACGTGATTATCTTGACGTCTACAGCATCCGCAAGAACGGCCCATTCTCAGATGACAAACTCCTTGAGCTCACCCAAGAGCGTGATCCGGGTTTCGAGTTGGAAATGTTTGCTAACCAGCTTGAGCTGGTTCAGGTAGTCTCAAATTGGCGTATCGGAGACTACGACCTGTCCGATCACCTCATTGAGGACGTCCGCTCATCAAGCTTGACCTGGGCGCAAGACATTCGAGCCTCCTTATAG
- a CDS encoding lytic transglycosylase domain-containing protein, which produces MTKRFAVVSFTVLVGVLTLIIIGSSLVSAGDNDVHSVPAEYETAVLKAGSVCHEITPALIAAQVEAESGWNPHARSPAGAQGISQFMPTTWATYGKDGDGDGEADIFNPTDAIYSQGVLMCWLIDEVKTYKVQSKISGDPVSLALAAYNAGIGAVLRYEGVPPYRETQAYVKKIPAAARKIELSMTNTDRESSAPQR; this is translated from the coding sequence ATGACGAAGCGGTTCGCGGTTGTTTCTTTCACGGTGCTCGTCGGGGTGCTCACTCTCATCATTATCGGGTCGAGCCTGGTGAGTGCTGGAGACAATGATGTCCATAGTGTTCCGGCTGAATATGAAACGGCTGTTCTTAAAGCCGGGTCGGTGTGTCACGAGATCACCCCTGCGCTTATCGCCGCTCAGGTGGAAGCGGAATCGGGGTGGAATCCGCATGCGCGGTCACCAGCCGGAGCTCAAGGCATTAGCCAGTTTATGCCGACGACATGGGCGACCTACGGTAAGGACGGGGATGGTGATGGGGAGGCGGATATTTTCAACCCAACCGATGCGATCTATTCCCAAGGCGTGCTCATGTGTTGGCTCATTGATGAAGTTAAGACCTATAAGGTTCAGAGCAAGATCAGTGGTGATCCTGTATCGCTTGCCTTGGCTGCCTATAACGCTGGAATCGGAGCCGTTCTCCGCTACGAGGGAGTTCCTCCGTACCGTGAAACCCAGGCGTACGTGAAGAAAATCCCAGCCGCTGCGAGGAAGATCGAGTTGTCTATGACCAACACCGACCGGGAGTCTTCGGCCCCTCAAAGATGA